Part of the Bubalus bubalis isolate 160015118507 breed Murrah chromosome 9, NDDB_SH_1, whole genome shotgun sequence genome is shown below.
TCATCAGGAAAATCCAGCTTTGGGCTCTTGAGGCTTTAATAACAAGGGGCCAGAGTCTCTCCCAGATCCTTGGTCCTTAACCTTCAAAACACTTTTTAAGCTCAGCGACTCTGGGCCCGCTCCTGGCCTGGGGCTCCTGCCAGTTGCTTGTAGGTGCAGCTGGGGACCTGGGGGCTTCTGGCTCCTCGAGGGGCTGGAGGTGAACTGCGAGCAGGCCCTCTGAAGGTGAGGCTCCGGGGTTCTCTGAGGAACCCGGATCCGAGACAGAATCAAGGGCTTGGGATGTCCAGGTAACACCCAAATTGGGCTCAGGTTGGGGGCTTTCTGGAGGGCTGGGCTGGCTGGGTGCTGCCAAGAGCTGGGAGCAGAGGTCCTCCTGGgctgtgggatcttcagttgctTCATGGGGAGGGGAGAAGTGGAGAGGctggggctctgtgggagaggatcCAGGGTCCCCTTTGCTGCTGGGGTCTGCAGAAGCTGTCAAAGACTGGGATGGAGACTCGATTTCTGTGCCGGTCTCTGAGGGCAGTTGGCGAGTGGGGTGCTTCCCTGAGCTTGTGGCATCCGAAGGCTGAGAGGTGTGCAGAGGCAGCAGGGGCGGGTGCTGGGGCTCTGGCGGTTTGTCATCCGCTTGCCAACTCGACCTTCCTGGTATGTCAGGCTGGGTAGGGGTGGGAGATGGGCAGGTTGCTGGCCTTTGGATGAAGCAGGTGCTGGCTGGTTGGATGGACAAATGGGGAAGGACTGGGGGGCCGGGGAGTGGGGCTCTCACCAGGCTGAGGCAGCTGTCCAAGTCCTCTCTGTGGCAGCAGTCTAAACTCTGGCTGGGCCGCAGGCTACCAGTCCGCGTGGCTCTCGTGCTCAGGCTATCCAATATCTCACTTAGCAAATCCAGTTCTTCTCCAGACCCCAGGAAGCTGCCGTCCAGCGCTTCCTCTGCCCACGGGTCCTGAGCATCCTCTGGGCTCAGGGAGGGTGTCCTGGGTGCAGATGGACAGCCTCAGGTTTCTGCCCCAGACCAGCTGCCCTGAAGTGTCTGGAGTCTGGGGACCCACTTTCCCATCAGTCTTGGCCCCCCCTTCCAACACTACCCACCCCCCGCCAACCCCCTGCCTTGGAGTCTTACCTCTCTTCCAGGGACTCAGAAGGTTTCTCTTccagcctgagtctcctgctggGGCGACTCCTAGGGCGAAGGGGCCGATTCTGCAAAGGACACatttgggggctgggggcagggcctcAGGAGCTACAGAATCGGGGGGCTCTGTGAATGGGGGATGGTGTGGGCACCCCATTTGGGGGTAGTTGAGATGTCTGGttggaggcagggaaggagagaaggacttGGTGATAATTCCAGGTATGTGCATTGGCACTAGGTGGGGGGAGGCTTACCTGTCCAAAGTGCTGGGTGATAGGCAGGCGCTGCTGCAGGCGATCTGAGCGGCTGGTGAGGGAAGGGGCCCTCAAGGAGCCCCCCCTCTGCAGGCCAGAGTCCCCTTCCTAGGAAGAGGGTGGGTAAGCCAGGAACTGCTTCCCCCCACTGTCCCCTGGCACTGGCCACTGACTTTACCTTGTACATGAGAAGACTCTGCACACCCTTCAAGCCGCTCTTTGCCTGTGGAGGAACCGAAAGAGTGATTTGACACGGGCATTTGAGAACCAGGCCCTCCACCCCCGAGGACAGATTCATCTCACCATCTGCTCATGGGTGACTCAATACATTCAGAATCCCCCTGTACAGCTAAGGAGTCAATACAAACATGCCTCTTTGACTAATACAAAAGGAATATTCCCTGAGGCGATAACCCCCAAATGAAACAGGCAGCGGCAAAGCCGGAACACCGTAAAAAGTCAGTGTTCAAAAGCCGAGCGAAGAATAAAAATTCAACAGACGGTTCGGAGCTGCGGGAGCCGGTCCCAGGAAACTTTTGCATttgggagaaaaacaaaacactaagcGTGGAAGCAGGAATGTTAGTGTCTCAGAAGGAATACCCCAAGATGTTTGCCGAAGAATCCTGGTGatcatttttaaataggaaagatGATCTGACAAACGTGAAAGAACACAGtcaatggaaaataaaagtagGAAACATTGCAACTGGTTTAACTGCTGGTTCAGTTCTGATAAATTGTCCTCTAAACGGAAGGTTAAAATATCCTCTGGCTTGGTCACCCTGGTAACTGGTCTGTCCACCCCAGCCTCACCGAGCGGTACATGTTCCTGACAGCTGGTTGGGTCTTGGCCTTGACGGAGTGCAGAAGGGCACCACCACCTTTCTGTGGAGAGAAAGCCAAGGCAGAGAGGCATAGGCATATCCTAGACCCCACCTGCCCACCTGGGCTGTGTGTTGCTGGAAAAACCCTTTTCCCTCTCTGaatctttttattaaattaaaaaactgagttataatttacataccatacaaGTCACTTGCCTTACTTGCACAACTCAATGATTTTTGGTAGGTTTACAGTAGTTGCATAACTATCACCATAGGCatagaggttttttgtttgttgtgtgttttgtgtgtgtgtgtgtggtatgtgggattttagttctct
Proteins encoded:
- the DENND1C gene encoding DENN domain-containing protein 1C isoform X7, producing the protein MGSTAERGPPALFDWFFEAAYPASLQKDPPILRQFPPDFQDQESMQMVPKFCFPFDVESHLPWFEVFYKLLNTVGDLLAQDQVSEVDELLLNLLQQPLPGTQASVDLELGSGVRIASAEGLQSPVPGKNMSLSCFVAPDSSRLPSIPENRNLTELVVAVTDENIVGLFAALLAERRVLLTSSKLSTLTSCVHASCALLYPMHWEHVLIPTLPPHLLDYCCAPMPYLIGVHASLAERVREKALEDVVMMNVDSNILETPFDDVQALPPDVVSLLRLRLRKVALAPGEGVSRLFLKAQALLFGGYRDALVCSPGQPVTFNEEAFLAQKPGAPLQAFHRRAVHLQLFKQFIEGRLEKLNTGEGFSDLFEQEITCSGASSGTLRSYQLWADNLKKGGGALLHSVKAKTQPAVRNMYRSAKSGLKGVQSLLMYKEGDSGLQRGGSLRAPSLTSRSDRLQQRLPITQHFGQNRPLRPRSRPSRRLRLEEKPSESLEERTPSLSPEDAQDPWAEEALDGSFLGSGEELDLLSEILDSLSTRATRTGSLRPSQSLDCCHREDLDSCLSLVRAPLPGPPVLPHLSIQPASTCFIQRPATCPSPTPTQPDIPGRSSWQADDKPPEPQHPPLLPLHTSQPSDATSSGKHPTRQLPSETGTEIESPSQSLTASADPSSKGDPGSSPTEPQPLHFSPPHEATEDPTAQEDLCSQLLAAPSQPSPPESPQPEPNLGVTWTSQALDSVSDPGSSENPGASPSEGLLAVHLQPLEEPEAPRSPAAPTSNWQEPQARSGPRVAELKKCFEG